The following are encoded in a window of Halosimplex halophilum genomic DNA:
- a CDS encoding glycosyltransferase family 4 protein — protein sequence MRVCFLSPKAYPQFDDSVEGTPGGAEVQMVHLGRRLAQRESVDVHFVVADYGQPSTVVQDGVTIHRSYSFDDPLWMKIAKFGRKHVRADADVYIQRTLSPFSAPLAALTRLRGRRYVYMVSHDHEADGTHDLFCSPFTRPLAKGVYELSNLVITQNRYQERMVEEKFDLHNTRLLRSGVKLKNTEPAKELKYDAIWVGRCIERKQPDVMLDIVEQNPDWDAVMIAPQATGERSYFEKIRSRAEAINNIEFVSLVPNDRVIEYLEQSAVFCLTSRHEGYPMVLIEAAAARTPIVSLSLNYPLPFNDYHAGIHCGGEIDTFITEVQRLLSEKSKLNEYADNARRYAENEHDIEKKADEFYRMIDPN from the coding sequence ATGAGGGTCTGTTTCCTCTCTCCGAAGGCCTATCCCCAGTTTGATGATTCTGTGGAGGGGACTCCCGGAGGGGCAGAAGTTCAGATGGTGCATCTCGGACGCCGTCTCGCACAGCGTGAGAGTGTTGATGTGCACTTTGTTGTCGCCGATTACGGACAGCCTTCGACCGTGGTTCAAGATGGAGTCACGATACATCGATCATATTCATTTGACGACCCGCTCTGGATGAAGATCGCAAAATTTGGCAGGAAGCACGTCCGTGCTGATGCCGACGTGTATATTCAACGAACACTTTCTCCCTTCTCAGCACCCCTAGCCGCTCTTACGCGTCTTCGCGGCCGGCGATATGTGTATATGGTCTCTCACGATCACGAAGCAGATGGCACTCATGACCTGTTCTGTTCTCCCTTTACACGACCTCTTGCTAAGGGGGTTTATGAGCTTTCTAACCTGGTAATCACTCAGAATCGCTACCAAGAGCGTATGGTGGAAGAGAAATTTGATCTGCACAATACACGGTTGCTTCGCAGCGGGGTGAAATTAAAAAACACAGAACCCGCAAAGGAATTAAAATACGATGCCATTTGGGTGGGCCGATGTATCGAACGGAAACAACCTGACGTGATGTTAGACATTGTTGAACAGAATCCCGATTGGGATGCTGTCATGATTGCACCTCAAGCAACTGGTGAGCGCTCATATTTTGAGAAGATTCGATCTAGAGCTGAAGCTATCAATAACATTGAGTTTGTCTCGTTAGTCCCCAATGATAGGGTAATTGAGTATCTCGAACAGTCCGCTGTGTTCTGCCTTACATCACGTCACGAGGGTTACCCGATGGTCCTCATTGAGGCCGCCGCCGCACGAACACCGATCGTCTCACTTTCACTCAACTATCCGCTCCCGTTCAACGACTATCATGCCGGAATCCATTGTGGGGGTGAGATTGATACATTTATCACTGAAGTCCAGCGACTTTTGTCTGAGAAGTCGAAATTAAACGAGTATGCGGATAATGCGAGGAGATACGCTGAGAATGAACACGATATCGAAAAAAAAGCGGATGAATTCTATCGGATGATCGACCCTAATTGA
- a CDS encoding glycosyltransferase family 4 protein, with product MRVLILNYEFPPLGGGYGEYHLLARELAKQGHEVLYVTSRMSGQPKSEVVDGISILRVPTIRRHRKSATVFEMFTYISSTAIKLPSITSEFEPDVCHIFFGIPTGALIFHPMLRNTPTVLTCLGSDVPHHNPDRFNLLYSILTPGVTRIWDRHDAVVANSSGLKDEIQDINPDQQVRVINNGIDTEQFHPVYEGEEGIIRFLYVGRLIELKRIDVAIKLLSKLNDLINKRVTLDIVGEGEQKLELKQFTREEGMSDCVKFHDYIPHDRIHTMYQKCDFYIQLSEAEGMPNTIMEAMACGAIPVVTPVGGTEELLGDDIGIFVPFGSEDNAVNQLVDMVQDDSTVRDQKEAARERIVNEFGRKKFASKYHSLYKEVIDQYANDN from the coding sequence ATGCGCGTCTTAATTCTAAACTATGAATTTCCGCCTTTGGGCGGAGGGTATGGAGAATATCATCTGCTCGCACGTGAGCTAGCAAAGCAGGGTCATGAGGTCCTCTACGTAACGTCCCGTATGAGTGGACAACCAAAGAGTGAGGTGGTTGACGGTATTTCCATTCTCCGAGTACCGACGATCCGGCGGCATCGAAAGAGTGCGACCGTGTTTGAAATGTTTACGTATATTTCCTCAACAGCTATTAAATTACCAAGTATCACGAGTGAATTTGAGCCGGATGTCTGTCATATATTCTTCGGGATCCCTACAGGCGCCTTGATTTTCCATCCTATGTTACGTAACACCCCGACGGTTCTGACGTGTCTTGGGTCTGACGTACCTCACCACAACCCGGACCGGTTTAACCTCCTGTATTCAATTTTGACGCCGGGAGTTACTCGGATCTGGGATCGGCACGATGCTGTCGTTGCAAATAGTTCCGGTCTTAAAGACGAAATACAGGATATTAATCCAGATCAACAGGTTCGAGTAATTAATAACGGGATCGATACAGAGCAGTTTCATCCGGTCTATGAGGGCGAGGAGGGAATTATCCGGTTCCTGTATGTTGGCCGTCTTATTGAATTAAAACGTATTGATGTGGCTATTAAACTTCTATCCAAACTTAATGATCTTATCAATAAGCGGGTGACACTTGATATTGTAGGCGAAGGTGAACAAAAACTAGAATTAAAACAATTCACAAGGGAGGAAGGCATGTCCGATTGTGTAAAATTCCACGATTACATACCTCACGATCGGATCCACACTATGTATCAAAAATGCGATTTTTACATTCAGTTATCTGAAGCTGAAGGTATGCCCAATACAATAATGGAGGCTATGGCATGTGGGGCCATACCCGTGGTGACTCCAGTCGGGGGAACTGAAGAGCTGCTTGGTGATGATATCGGAATTTTTGTTCCTTTCGGATCAGAAGACAATGCGGTAAATCAATTGGTAGATATGGTCCAAGATGATTCAACAGTCAGGGATCAAAAAGAGGCTGCTCGTGAAAGAATAGTAAACGAATTTGGGAGAAAAAAATTTGCGTCAAAATATCATTCACTATACAAGGAAGTGATCGATCAATATGCGAACGACAACTGA
- a CDS encoding glycosyltransferase → MFRAAKFTKYLSRLGAEVHVLTVERQYQPGPDNEEYAAVLETAEEIHRTGIILDWLSLGEKDGFRWTPKLTPAITRIVHKNNIDAIFHTAWPFLPLLNVPLVKSFVEVPYIVDFRDPWTLSQYYEQRQSSKSLLDRGWAALSRHCEPRILRAADAVTVSSSNLRCAYESSFPEIQTEFKTLTNGFDPEDYHGNVVEADGFRIIYPGKFRNDVEPFFEGFAKFAANKPDVKLIHYGKADSHRERVKDLTSQLGISDKVEFNGYAAKHQIIRELNAANIGLVLTRPEDRTHIPIKVFDYFACDLPVLAIDSEDGAISSLLEDFPGARLCHRSDVSDITHTLESLYNMRPESLGDDAKRSEYSVKALATELLSLLEQTTQ, encoded by the coding sequence ATGTTTCGAGCGGCAAAATTCACAAAGTACCTTTCCCGTCTTGGTGCCGAAGTTCATGTCTTAACAGTTGAAAGACAGTATCAACCTGGACCCGACAATGAGGAATATGCGGCCGTACTTGAGACTGCTGAGGAGATCCACCGAACGGGAATCATTCTTGACTGGCTTTCCCTGGGTGAAAAAGATGGGTTCCGCTGGACGCCAAAATTAACACCGGCAATTACAAGGATCGTTCATAAAAATAATATTGATGCAATTTTTCATACAGCGTGGCCATTTCTTCCTCTTCTTAATGTCCCACTTGTGAAGAGTTTTGTCGAAGTTCCATATATTGTTGATTTTCGCGATCCATGGACGCTTTCTCAATATTACGAACAACGACAGTCATCTAAGTCTCTATTGGATCGCGGGTGGGCAGCCTTATCACGCCACTGTGAGCCACGTATCCTTAGAGCTGCGGATGCGGTGACGGTGTCATCATCAAATCTTAGATGTGCGTATGAATCCTCCTTCCCAGAGATACAAACAGAGTTCAAGACGTTGACAAACGGTTTTGATCCGGAAGACTACCATGGAAATGTAGTTGAAGCCGATGGGTTTCGGATCATTTATCCTGGGAAGTTCCGTAACGACGTTGAGCCTTTTTTTGAGGGATTCGCTAAATTTGCTGCCAATAAACCAGATGTTAAATTGATACATTATGGGAAGGCTGATAGCCACCGTGAACGCGTAAAAGATCTCACATCCCAACTTGGGATTAGCGACAAAGTTGAATTTAATGGTTACGCGGCAAAACACCAGATAATCCGTGAATTAAATGCGGCTAACATCGGACTCGTCTTGACAAGACCTGAAGATCGGACCCACATTCCTATCAAAGTATTCGATTACTTCGCCTGCGATCTCCCAGTATTGGCTATTGATTCGGAAGACGGGGCAATATCGTCGCTTCTCGAAGACTTTCCAGGGGCTAGACTCTGTCACCGATCCGATGTCAGTGACATCACCCACACCTTGGAATCCCTGTATAATATGCGACCGGAAAGTCTTGGTGACGACGCAAAACGTTCAGAATACAGCGTTAAGGCTCTCGCTACCGAGTTACTCTCACTACTAGAACAGACCACCCAATGA